The following proteins are encoded in a genomic region of Oncorhynchus kisutch isolate 150728-3 linkage group LG18, Okis_V2, whole genome shotgun sequence:
- the LOC116354803 gene encoding zinc finger protein OZF-like, whose product MSKLQQINVFLNETLTAVPLEISVVVKKTIAEYQEEIYRLKRANARLRRLLDLVFKPEIKLRRLADLQQLTLTGEVVNPEQQHYEQEWSASLGPVESDAEESIWNSINITTVENQTEFDGERYRESDSTSEYQPPSEVNPESDNDESDHVKEDEVENRIRLSRLTPLKSKRGRGRPRKEARELPDLNCDLCGKCFATVGGLRRHQQNVHGEERPREWPKKGNRELPDLKCDVCGKCLATARSLKRHRQNRHLDERPRGRPRKETSELPNLTCDVCGKCFVTRRGLQMHGKNRHSEERPYMCDICGQGFVLNCYLIRHMKTHTEEGQHCCTICGKCFNHKNNLKNHMGTHTGPAFKCDLCGKCLTTKGSLKLHQQNHTGEKSYPCKECEKSFSIKASLILHMRTHTGEKPFRCKECGKCFSDKGTLTKHMMTHTEEKPHRCNECGKCFSLKGSLTAHMKVHTGEGVQCHLCGTHLKLASSLKRHLRTHRISIHND is encoded by the exons ATGTCTAAACTACAACAGATCAATGTGTTTCTCAACGAAACATTAACAGCAGTTCCTTTGGAGATATCCGTGGTAGTTAAAAAAACGATCGCAGAGTACCAGGAAGAAATCTACCGTTTGAAACGGGCGAATGCACGTCTACGAAGACTGCTGGATTTGGTTTTCAAGCCAGAGATAAAGTTGCGTAGATTAGCAG acCTCCAGCAGCTCACTCTCACTGGAGAGGTTGTTAACCCTGAGCAACAGCACTATGAGCAGGAATGGAGCGCCAGTTTGGGGCCCGTGGAGTCTGATGCCGAAGAGTCTATATGGAACTCTATCAACATTACAACTGTAGAGAACCAAACAGAATTTGATGGTGAGCGCTACAGAGAGTCCGACTCAACCAGTGAATATCAGCCCCCATCGGAAGTAAATCCAGAGAGTGACAACGACGAAAGTGATCATGTAAAAGAGGATGAAGTGGAGAATAGAATACGACTGTCACGGTTAACGCCTCTTAAatcaaagagaggaagaggacggcCAAGGAAAGAAGCCAGGGAGTTGCCTGATCTGAACTGTGACTTGTGCGGAAAATGCTTTGCGACAGTGGGTGGTCTGAGAAGGCATCAACAAAATGTGCACGGtgaagagagaccgagagaatgGCCAAAGAAAGGAAACCGTGAGTTGCCTGACCTGAAATGTGATGTGTGCGGAAAATGCTTGGCGACAGCACGTAGTCTGAAAAGGCATCGACAAAATCGCCATCTTGACGAGAGACCAAGAGGACGGCCAAGGAAAGAAACCAGTGAGTTGCCTAATCTGACATGTGACGTTTGCGGGAAATGCTTTGTGACAAGACGTGGCCTACAAATGCATGGGAAAAATAGGCACAGTGAAGAGAGACCATACATGTGTGACATATGTGGACAAGGTTTCGTCCTGAACTGCTACCTGATCCGCCACATGAAGACTCACACGGAGGAGGGACAACATTGTTGTACCATATGTGGCAAATGTTTCAATCACAAGAATAACCTGAAAAATCATATGGGTACTCATACAGGGCCGGCTTTTAAATGTGATTTGTGTGGAAAATGCTTGACAACAAAAGGAAGTCTGAAACTCCATCAGCAAAATCACACTGGGGAGAAATCCTATCCGTGCAAAGAGTGTGAAAAATCCTTCAGCATAAAGGCAAGCCTGATATTGCATATGAGGACTCATACAGGGGAGAAACCATTCCGgtgcaaagaatgtggcaaatGCTTCAGTGACAAGGGAACCCTTACAAAGCATATGATGACTCACACAGAGGAGAAACCACATCGCTGCAATGAATGTGGCAAATGCTTCAGTCTGAAGGGAAGCCTGACTGCGCATATGAAGGTTCATACAGGGGAGGGAGTTCAATGTCATTTGTGTGGAACTCACTTGAAGTTAGCATCAAGTCTGAAAAGACATTTGCGAACTCACAGAATAAGTATTCACAATGACTAA